From a single Mangifera indica cultivar Alphonso chromosome 19, CATAS_Mindica_2.1, whole genome shotgun sequence genomic region:
- the LOC123203129 gene encoding F-box protein At1g47056-like: MGQSASTSAISSRREANHSQRYKYKPTASISPMQVEDNNSEFVNEASDFISNLPDECLAFIFQSLGSADRKRCSLVCRRWLRIEGQSRHRLSLNAKSDLLPVIPSLFARFDVVSKLALKCDRRSVSIGDDALVLISLKCRNLTRLKLRACRELTDAGMSAFAKNCKRLKKLSCGSCTFGAKGMNAVLDNCSTLEELSIKRLRGITDGAAAEPIGPGVASSSLKTICLKELYNGQCFGPLIIGAKNLRTLKLFRCSGDWDKLLQLVTDRLASLVEIHLERIQVTDVGLAAISNCLDLEILHLVKTPECTNLGLAALSERCKLLRKLHIDGWKANRIGDEGLISIAKYCPNLQELVLIGVNPTILSLEILASNCQNLERLALCGSDTVGDIEISCIAAKCLALKKLCIKSCPVSDHGIEALANGCPKLIKVKLKKCRGVTSDGADWLRARRECVVVNLDGGEPEHHDASDGGPLDNGPEFPPQTVATSGASSSNSRSTFFKSRLGLWSGRSLVACTFRRWSNGNSSSRNS, encoded by the coding sequence ATGGGCCAGTCAGCTTCGACGTCTGCAATTTCCAGCCGCCGTGAAGCCAACCACAGCCAAAGATACAAGTACAAACCAACGGCTTCGATTTCCCCTATGCAAGTTGAGGACAATAATAGTGAATTTGTCAATGAAGCGTCTGATTTCATCTCAAATCTGCCTGACGAGTGCTTGGCTTTCATTTTCCAGTCGCTCGGCTCTGCTGACCGCAAAAGATGCTCTCTGGTTTGTCGTCGCTGGCTCAGAATCGAGGGACAGAGTCGTCATCGTCTCTCTCTCAACGCTAAATCAGATCTCCTCCCTGTGATTCCCTCTCTTTTTGCCCGATTCGACGTCGTCTCGAAGCTCGCTCTCAAATGTGACCGTAGATCTGTCAGTATCGGGGACGACGCACTTGTTTTAATATCTCTCAAGTGCCGAAACCTCACGCGCTTGAAACTCCGAGCTTGCCGAGAGCTCACCGACGCTGGAATGTCAGCGTTTGCTAAAAACTGCAAGCGTTTGAAGAAGCTCTCATGTGGATCTTGCACTTTTGGAGCCAAAGGTATGAACGCAGTGCTTGATAACTGCTCAACTTTAGAAGAATTATCGATCAAACGGCTTCGAGGAATTACAGACGGAGCCGCGGCTGAGCCGATTGGACCCGGTGTGGCTTCTTCCTCACTTAAAACAATTTGTTTAAAGGAACTTTACAATGGACAGTGTTTTGGTCCCCTGATAATTGGGGCAAAGAATCTAAGAACGTTAAAGCTTTTTAGGTGTTCTGGTGATTGGGACAAGCTTCTCCAACTCGTAACGGATCGGCTCGCTAGTTTGGTGGAGATCCATTTGGAGAGAATCCAAGTCACTGATGTTGGACTTGCTGCAATATCTAACTGTTTGGATCTGGAAATTCTACATTTGGTTAAAACTCCGGAATGCACAAATCTTGGACTGGCAGCGCTATCTGAACGTTGTAAGCTATTGAGAAAACTTCATATTGATGGATGGAAAGCCAATCGAATCGGAGATGAAGGACTAATAAGTATTGCAAAATATTGCCCTAATTTACAAGAGTTAGTTCTGATTGGTGTAAACCCAACGATATTGAGTTTAGAAATTTTAGCATCAAATTGTCAGAATCTAGAGCGATTAGCCTTGTGCGGTAGTGACACAGTGGGTGACATTGAAATATCCTGCATAGCTGCGAAATGCTTAGCATTGAAAAAGCTTTGTATTAAGAGTTGTCCAGTGTCGGACCATGGAATTGAAGCTTTGGCTAATGGTTGtccaaaattaatcaaagtgAAGTTGAAGAAGTGCAGAGGAGTAACTTCGGATGGCGCTGATTGGTTGAGAGCAAGGAGAGAATGCGTTGTTGTAAATTTAGATGGCGGGGAGCCTGAACATCATGACGCCAGTGACGGCGGACCTCTGGATAATGGTCCTGAATTTCCTCCACAGACGGTGGCTACTAGTGGTGCATCGAGTAGTAATAGTCGATCAACTTTTTTCAAGTCAAGATTAGGGCTTTGGAGTGGAAGGAGTTTGGTGGCATGCACTTTCAGGAGGTGGTCAAATGGTAATAGCAGTTCAAGGAATAGTTAG
- the LOC123202749 gene encoding mannose-P-dolichol utilization defect 1 protein homolog 2-like, with product MDYLGIDVSCALGSLQKSQFPEKDCLLPLISKLLGYCIVAASTTVKLPQILKILKHSSVRGLSVVAFELEVVGYTIALAYCLHKGLPFSAYGELAFLLVQAIILIATIYYYSPSVGTTTWIKALLYCAVAPTILAGQINPVLFEALYASQHAIFFCARVPQIWENFKNKSTGELSFLTCFMNFGGTMVRVFTSIQEKAPTSVIMGSLLGIVTNGTILNQFILYQKPQLKEEKKIN from the exons atggatTATTTAGGGATTGATGTAAGCTGCGCTCTCGGATCTCTTCAGAAAAGCCAATTTCCTGAGAAAGATTGTTTGCTCCCCCTCATTTCCAAACTCCTCGGCTACTGCATCGTTGCCGCTTCCACCACCGTTAAACTCCCTCAG atactgaaaattttgaaacataGTAGTGTGAGAGGGCTTAGTGTTGTGGCCTTTGAGCTCGAAGTAGTTGGGTATACAATTGCTTTGGCATATTGTCTTCACAAAGGGCTTCCTTTTTCTGCTTATGGCGAGTTGGCATTTCTTTTGGTCCAAG caataattttaattgctaCAATCTACTATTATTCACCATCAGTTGGTACCACAACATGGATCAAGGCTCTACT ATATTGTGCTGTAGCACCAACCATTTTAGCTGGTCAAATTAATCCTGTTCTTTTTGAAGCGCTCTAT GCATCCCAGCATGCAATATTTTTCTGTGCAAGGGTCCCGCAAATATGGGAGAACTTCAAA AACAAAAGTACGGGAGAGCTTAGCTTCTTAACATGTTTCATGAATTTTGGTGGTACCATGG TGAGAGTTTTCACCAGCATCCAAGAAAAAGCACCAACAAGTG TTATCATGGGCTCTTTGCTTGGTATCGTGACAAATGGTACTATCCTGAATCAGTTTATCTTATACCAAAAGCCTCAGctgaaggaagagaaaaagatcAACTGA